ATAATGATCGTAGTACAACTAAAAGAGGGCGAAAACATTGAAAGAGCCCTAAAGAAATTCAAACGAAAATACGAAAAAACAGGTGTTGTAAAAGAACTACGCAGTCGCCAGGCCTTCATCAAGCCGTCAGTTGCAAAGCGTAAACAAAAACAGCACGCTGTCTATGTTCAGCAATTACACGAGAACGAAGAATAATTTCGTTTAGCGAGTGCAAAATCAAACTTGTTTAGATTTTGCCGAACGTAGAAATTATCTGAACCAAGT
The sequence above is drawn from the Candidatus Hydrogenedentota bacterium genome and encodes:
- a CDS encoding 30S ribosomal protein S21: MIVVQLKEGENIERALKKFKRKYEKTGVVKELRSRQAFIKPSVAKRKQKQHAVYVQQLHENEE